A single genomic interval of Oryzomonas sagensis harbors:
- the aroF gene encoding 3-deoxy-7-phosphoheptulonate synthase, translated as MIIVMKAGAAKKDMDEVLKRIKELGYMPHVIHGSTRDVIGAVGDERGKMVLHSLESLHGVENVVPILQPYKLASKEIKKESSVVRINDEVSIGGERVIMMAGPCSVENERQIVETAEAVKKAGASILRGGAFKPRTSPYSFQGLEEEGLKLLAKAREVTGLPFVTEVINPETAELVAEYSDILQIGARNAQNFALLKKVGQLGRPVLLKRGMSMTIQEFLMSAEYVMSEGNQSVILCERGIRTFETATRNTLDLSAVPVLKEKTHLPVVVDPSHGTGNHHYVAPMCYAAVACGADGLIVEVHPDPEHASSDGPQSLKPAKFQAMMDKLRLFAEAAGRTL; from the coding sequence ATGATCATCGTAATGAAGGCTGGCGCGGCAAAGAAGGACATGGACGAGGTGTTGAAGCGCATCAAGGAATTGGGCTACATGCCCCATGTGATCCACGGCTCGACCCGGGATGTCATCGGGGCGGTGGGGGACGAGCGGGGCAAGATGGTGTTGCACTCCCTTGAGTCGCTGCACGGCGTTGAAAACGTGGTGCCGATCCTGCAACCGTACAAGTTGGCCTCCAAGGAGATCAAAAAGGAGTCGAGTGTCGTGCGCATCAACGATGAGGTGTCTATCGGCGGGGAACGGGTGATCATGATGGCCGGTCCCTGTTCCGTTGAAAACGAACGGCAGATCGTTGAAACGGCCGAGGCGGTGAAAAAGGCGGGGGCCTCCATTTTGCGGGGCGGAGCATTCAAGCCGCGCACGTCGCCCTATTCGTTCCAGGGGTTGGAGGAGGAGGGGCTCAAGCTGTTGGCCAAGGCCCGGGAGGTGACCGGCCTGCCGTTCGTAACCGAGGTGATCAATCCCGAAACCGCCGAACTGGTGGCGGAATACTCCGACATCCTCCAGATCGGCGCCCGCAACGCGCAGAATTTCGCGCTCCTGAAAAAGGTGGGCCAACTCGGCAGGCCGGTTTTGCTGAAACGGGGCATGTCCATGACGATCCAGGAGTTTCTCATGAGCGCCGAGTATGTCATGAGCGAGGGGAACCAGTCGGTGATCCTCTGTGAACGCGGCATCCGCACCTTCGAGACCGCCACCCGCAACACCCTCGACCTTTCAGCCGTGCCGGTGCTCAAGGAAAAGACCCATTTACCGGTGGTGGTGGATCCTTCCCACGGCACCGGCAATCATCACTATGTCGCCCCCATGTGCTATGCCGCTGTGGCGTGCGGAGCCGACGGCCTGATTGTCGAGGTCCATCCCGATCCGGAGCATGCCTCCAGCGACGGGCCGCAATCGTTGAAACCGGCAAAATTCCAGGCGATGATGGACAAGCTGCGCTTGTTCGCCGAGGCGGCGGGAAGAACTCTGTAG
- a CDS encoding alpha-amylase family glycosyl hydrolase translates to MGVLMQAFYWDCPREEAQEYTWWKFLAAKLGGLEQAGFTALWLPPAGKAANIGGMSMGYDVYDYYDLGRYPQKALRKVNGVDEVRTWFGSEEELRALIRAAHGCNLKVYADLVLNHNNGADQQEFNPILQNYRWTKFTPQSNRFTRDWTCFNPSPYTENDPAAFGGMPDLCHINPRVSTGILNHAKWMIEEIGFDGFRYDFVKGFGAWIVRAIHDRQYSRGGQPVSLFGVGECWAGDDFIDSWLDSVNNWAVHRVGAFDFPLRYRLKDLCDTYGFSLRTLADGGVLIRDRPHEAVSFVDNHDFSGNDCVVNDKMLAYAYILTHEGYPCVFWKDYFNYGLARPGEPDGIERLVKVHESHAGGGTVIRYVDDLLYVMERAGIASQPGLLFVLNNSGGSLGRRVQSGFGNTTLKPLAWGGQGAIPQPPATATDSGGWCLVEAPPRGYVVYGV, encoded by the coding sequence ATGGGTGTTCTGATGCAGGCGTTTTACTGGGATTGCCCCCGGGAGGAGGCTCAGGAATATACGTGGTGGAAGTTCCTCGCCGCCAAGCTCGGCGGGCTTGAACAGGCCGGCTTTACCGCTCTCTGGCTCCCGCCTGCCGGCAAGGCCGCCAACATCGGCGGCATGTCCATGGGGTATGATGTCTACGACTATTACGACCTGGGAAGATACCCGCAAAAGGCGCTGCGCAAGGTCAACGGCGTTGACGAGGTAAGAACCTGGTTCGGTTCGGAAGAGGAGTTGCGCGCCCTGATCAGGGCCGCGCACGGCTGCAACCTGAAGGTCTATGCCGACCTGGTTCTCAACCACAACAACGGCGCCGACCAGCAGGAATTCAACCCGATCCTGCAAAATTACCGCTGGACGAAATTCACCCCCCAAAGCAATCGCTTCACCCGCGACTGGACCTGCTTCAATCCCTCTCCCTACACCGAGAACGACCCCGCCGCCTTTGGCGGGATGCCGGACCTGTGCCACATCAATCCCCGTGTCTCCACCGGTATCCTCAACCACGCCAAGTGGATGATCGAAGAGATCGGTTTTGACGGCTTCCGCTACGATTTTGTCAAGGGGTTCGGCGCCTGGATCGTGCGGGCGATTCACGACCGCCAGTACAGCCGCGGAGGGCAGCCGGTGTCTCTCTTCGGGGTGGGGGAGTGTTGGGCCGGAGACGATTTCATCGACAGTTGGCTCGATTCGGTCAACAACTGGGCCGTACACCGGGTTGGAGCCTTTGATTTCCCGCTGCGCTACCGGTTGAAGGATCTGTGCGATACCTACGGCTTCAGTCTGCGGACCCTGGCGGACGGCGGCGTGCTGATACGGGACCGCCCCCACGAGGCGGTGAGCTTTGTGGATAACCATGATTTCAGCGGCAACGACTGCGTGGTGAACGACAAGATGCTGGCCTACGCCTATATCCTCACCCACGAGGGATACCCGTGCGTCTTCTGGAAAGACTATTTCAACTACGGTCTGGCCCGACCCGGCGAGCCGGACGGGATCGAACGGCTGGTCAAGGTGCACGAGAGCCATGCCGGGGGCGGCACGGTCATCCGCTACGTGGACGACCTGCTGTACGTCATGGAACGCGCCGGCATTGCCAGTCAGCCGGGGCTGCTCTTTGTCCTGAACAATTCCGGGGGCTCCCTCGGCAGGCGGGTGCAGTCCGGTTTCGGAAACACGACGCTGAAACCCCTGGCCTGGGGCGGCCAGGGTGCCATCCCCCAGCCGCCCGCGACCGCCACCGACAGTGGAGGATGGTGTCTGGTCGAGGCGCCGCCGCGGGGCTATGTGGTGTACGGGGTGTGA
- the gptM gene encoding geopeptide radical SAM maturase, whose protein sequence is MELTHYLKTYPCPDKPGRVLAVATRRCAVLELSENLLEKARTGELAERERDTLVRLGVLVPDRAGEREEMRQTFTAINSAGRHVAALVTLTLECNLACGYCFEDPFRGRFVMSAPIADLLVGRLGEQMAAGRDVTVDFYGGEALMALPLLKRIAGRLVESAREAGVVFRFNIITNATLLTRQVVQELLSLGLAAVRVTLDGPRDIHDRQRPFVSGKGSFDTIVANIKAIHDLVPVDLGGNYTRDNFRRFPEMLDYLLEQGIAPEKLKAVGFSPVIPKADGSVSGDLGSACASTGEPWMIEASLFLRHEVITRGFPVPKLKAAACMIEFEHDLVVAYDGSLYKCPAFMGREELRIGSLAEGIGAYAASHNLDVWKNDECLECAYLPICFGGCRFLSLLRTGAIDGVDCRRVYLDAALEQLVRQDLAMGRPTA, encoded by the coding sequence ATGGAACTGACGCACTATCTGAAAACCTACCCCTGTCCCGACAAGCCGGGCCGAGTCCTGGCCGTGGCCACGCGACGCTGCGCGGTGCTGGAATTGTCCGAAAACCTGCTGGAAAAGGCCCGCACGGGTGAACTGGCAGAGCGGGAACGGGACACCCTGGTGCGCCTGGGGGTACTGGTGCCGGACCGGGCAGGGGAACGGGAGGAGATGCGGCAGACCTTTACGGCCATCAACAGTGCCGGCCGCCACGTTGCCGCCCTGGTGACCCTGACCCTGGAATGCAACCTGGCCTGCGGCTACTGTTTCGAAGACCCCTTCCGGGGGCGGTTCGTGATGAGCGCCCCCATAGCCGACCTGCTGGTGGGGCGCCTCGGGGAGCAGATGGCGGCGGGGCGGGACGTGACCGTGGACTTCTACGGGGGCGAGGCCCTGATGGCCCTGCCGCTCCTGAAGCGCATCGCCGGCCGCCTCGTCGAATCGGCCCGGGAAGCGGGCGTCGTCTTCCGGTTCAATATCATCACCAACGCCACTCTGCTGACCCGCCAGGTCGTGCAGGAACTCCTCTCCCTGGGGCTGGCCGCCGTCAGGGTGACTCTGGACGGTCCCCGGGATATCCACGACCGGCAGCGCCCCTTTGTCTCCGGCAAGGGGAGCTTTGACACCATCGTGGCCAATATCAAGGCGATCCATGACCTGGTGCCGGTGGACCTGGGAGGCAACTACACCCGCGACAATTTCAGGCGCTTCCCGGAGATGCTGGATTATCTCCTGGAGCAGGGGATCGCCCCGGAGAAGTTGAAGGCGGTGGGGTTTTCGCCGGTCATCCCCAAGGCGGACGGCAGCGTTTCCGGGGATTTGGGGTCCGCGTGCGCCTCCACCGGCGAACCATGGATGATCGAGGCCAGCCTGTTCCTGCGGCACGAAGTCATCACGCGAGGGTTTCCGGTCCCCAAGCTCAAAGCGGCCGCCTGCATGATCGAGTTCGAGCACGATCTGGTGGTGGCCTACGACGGCTCGCTCTACAAGTGCCCCGCCTTCATGGGGCGCGAGGAGTTGCGGATCGGTTCCCTGGCCGAGGGGATCGGCGCTTATGCCGCGTCCCACAACCTGGATGTGTGGAAAAACGACGAATGCCTGGAGTGCGCCTATCTGCCGATCTGTTTCGGCGGCTGCCGTTTCCTGAGCCTGCTGCGCACCGGCGCCATTGACGGCGTCGATTGCCGTCGCGTCTACCTGGATGCCGCCCTGGAGCAACTCGTGCGCCAGGATCTGGCCATGGGCAGGCCGACGGCATAG
- a CDS encoding sensor histidine kinase — MTVSPRTQFINFRASFQFKLFLIFTLLTALMAVLFGSAYIVTEIREQSIYAGNRCQLIAAHLADTVRLPLFAENRTMLMQIAQDTARTPDFHSLTVRTNDGRVLAEVRKPISRSPSELLSRTVEVRSTPLGASPESAIIGSKEPVGALIGSVRLDLDTTELKARTQRLIMMACATAFLFWLSVSSLCYLALRQVTRSFNALMRGLESMQSGNYAVRIAPVSNDEPGRAAGAISLLAASLQEREEENRRLQQQLVDAMRLEVQKEKQQIMAKLIQTNRMTSLGLLASSMAHEINTPNGAIKLAGQQVAKTWKSALPILERVAEEEGDFVLGGAVFSLVRGEVTKATEVIARCSERIEKVVQDMRVYNIGGHSDAKGRVDLNQVVVDALTIIRAHGRHGNIVIQTEPYPELPAVAGNRYQLEQVVINLILNSIQAIPESRNGLITIVSGYDRQHGEVSLVVRDDGKGIRPDIMSRLMEPFFSTRMESGGSGLGLYISNFIVTEHRGRLVVESEPDKGTTATISIPAAGDAGTPGPDAPPAPEA, encoded by the coding sequence ATGACCGTGTCGCCCCGCACCCAATTCATAAACTTCCGCGCCAGCTTCCAATTCAAGCTTTTCCTCATATTTACCCTGCTGACCGCCCTCATGGCCGTCCTGTTCGGCTCCGCCTACATCGTCACCGAAATCCGCGAGCAAAGCATCTATGCCGGCAACAGGTGCCAACTGATAGCGGCGCACCTGGCCGATACCGTCCGCCTGCCCCTGTTCGCCGAAAACCGCACCATGCTCATGCAGATTGCCCAGGACACCGCCCGTACCCCCGATTTCCACAGCCTGACGGTCCGCACCAATGACGGCAGGGTCCTGGCCGAGGTGCGCAAACCGATTTCACGCAGTCCCAGCGAGTTGCTGAGCAGGACCGTGGAGGTACGCAGCACCCCCCTGGGAGCCTCCCCGGAATCCGCCATTATCGGCAGCAAAGAACCGGTGGGCGCCTTGATCGGCAGCGTCCGCCTGGATTTGGACACGACCGAGCTCAAGGCGCGGACCCAGCGCCTGATCATGATGGCATGCGCTACGGCCTTTCTTTTCTGGCTCTCGGTCTCGTCCCTCTGCTATCTCGCGCTCCGCCAGGTGACCCGCTCCTTCAATGCCCTCATGCGCGGTCTGGAGTCCATGCAGTCGGGGAACTACGCGGTCAGGATCGCTCCCGTCAGCAACGATGAACCGGGCCGGGCCGCCGGTGCCATCAGCCTGCTGGCCGCCTCGCTGCAAGAGCGGGAAGAGGAAAACCGCCGCCTGCAACAACAGCTGGTCGACGCCATGCGCCTCGAAGTCCAGAAGGAAAAACAGCAGATCATGGCCAAGCTGATCCAGACCAACCGCATGACCTCCCTGGGGCTCTTGGCCTCCAGCATGGCCCACGAGATCAACACGCCCAACGGCGCCATCAAGCTTGCGGGGCAGCAGGTGGCCAAGACCTGGAAGAGCGCGCTCCCCATACTGGAGCGAGTTGCCGAGGAGGAAGGGGATTTCGTACTGGGAGGGGCGGTATTCAGCCTGGTGCGGGGTGAAGTCACCAAGGCCACGGAGGTCATCGCACGCTGTTCCGAGCGCATCGAAAAGGTCGTGCAGGATATGAGGGTTTACAACATCGGCGGTCATAGCGACGCAAAGGGCCGGGTGGACCTCAATCAGGTGGTCGTTGACGCACTTACCATCATCCGCGCCCATGGGCGCCACGGCAATATCGTCATCCAGACCGAACCGTACCCGGAACTGCCCGCGGTGGCCGGCAACCGTTACCAACTGGAGCAGGTGGTTATCAATCTGATCCTGAACAGCATACAGGCCATTCCGGAATCACGGAACGGGCTCATAACGATCGTCTCGGGCTATGACCGCCAGCATGGGGAGGTTTCCCTCGTCGTAAGGGATGACGGGAAGGGCATCCGACCGGATATCATGAGCCGCCTCATGGAGCCGTTTTTCTCCACCCGCATGGAAAGCGGCGGCAGCGGCCTTGGCCTGTATATCTCGAACTTCATCGTGACCGAACATCGCGGGCGCTTGGTCGTCGAATCGGAACCGGACAAGGGCACGACCGCCACGATCAGCATACCCGCTGCCGGCGACGCCGGCACTCCCGGCCCCGATGCCCCACCCGCTCCAGAGGCCTAG
- a CDS encoding ABC transporter substrate-binding protein, with product MRILTALIVSLALLLPLAADAYDVLVLQSRRDPAFEEALAGFRANRRFSERVVVLADYADVDVTRIVREDRPALVLALGDRALEAARKLRQTPVIALISLGIHSRHATRSNLTGIGMFAPPERYLSLFQGMKKRRVGLIYHPAKSGWYVQLARQAAQRLGIELVTREVSTPRDTLTQLATLAGKVDALWMLPDATAVARETVEAYFRFSQEHNVPVVSFANAYLGLGAAAVLEIDRAELGRQASDMGSAILKGTEASDIPLAYPRRIQLRTNPSVMKHLGIAAERAALHPRE from the coding sequence TTGAGGATACTGACCGCCCTCATAGTCTCCCTTGCCCTGCTGCTCCCCCTTGCGGCCGATGCCTACGACGTGCTGGTACTCCAGAGCCGCCGCGACCCGGCCTTCGAAGAGGCCCTTGCCGGGTTCCGCGCCAACCGCAGATTTTCGGAGCGGGTGGTCGTGCTCGCCGACTACGCCGATGTGGACGTTACCCGCATCGTCCGCGAAGATCGGCCCGCCCTGGTCCTGGCCCTGGGAGACCGGGCCCTGGAAGCGGCCCGCAAGCTGCGGCAGACCCCGGTCATCGCCCTGATCTCCCTCGGCATCCATAGCCGTCACGCCACCCGCTCCAACCTGACCGGCATCGGCATGTTCGCACCGCCGGAACGCTACCTTTCCCTGTTTCAGGGGATGAAAAAACGCCGCGTGGGGCTGATCTACCATCCCGCCAAGAGCGGCTGGTACGTGCAACTGGCCCGCCAGGCGGCCCAGCGGCTGGGGATAGAGCTGGTGACGCGCGAGGTTTCGACCCCGCGGGACACCCTGACCCAACTTGCGACCCTGGCCGGCAAAGTCGATGCGCTGTGGATGCTCCCCGACGCCACGGCCGTCGCCCGGGAAACGGTGGAGGCCTATTTCCGCTTTTCCCAGGAGCACAACGTACCGGTGGTGTCCTTTGCCAACGCCTATCTGGGCCTGGGGGCGGCGGCGGTCCTGGAGATCGACCGCGCCGAACTGGGCAGGCAGGCGAGCGATATGGGTTCGGCTATCCTCAAGGGGACCGAGGCGTCGGACATTCCCCTCGCCTATCCGCGCAGAATCCAGCTCAGAACCAATCCGAGCGTCATGAAACACTTGGGCATAGCAGCCGAGCGCGCTGCTCTGCACCCAAGAGAATGA
- a CDS encoding sigma-54-dependent transcriptional regulator, producing MTDTQKPQKNGKVPLVLFVDDNADFLEEIRFVLLSNSICEMVTLTDSSQVLAELDKGIYSAIFLDWIMPGVSGADLLPVIAQKYPTIPVIIMTGVNDIDTVVSCMKQGAMDYITKPLDSSRLISSINNAFKILELSNQNQQLQNYLLGDPLAQPDIFKDILTGSDKMLSIFKLVETIAPSRYPVLITGETGVGKELIARAIHKASGLQGSFTPLNVAGLDAHMFEDTLFGHKKGAFTGANELRQGLIAKAQGGTLFLDEIGDLAPESQIKLLRLLQENEYYRMGSDVLLKSDARIIVASNRDFKKLVAEGTFREDLYHRICYHKLHIPPLRERREDIMPLVNHYINMAAKAMGKRAPRIAAELRWLLEEYEYPGNVRELINKVGSAVVVNKTGLLVQSDFPDLAVRSRTMIDAGAKVANSQFSLHVVFPTFPSMGQIEKLMFEEALKVTGGKKGPAADLLGVCRQTVQKKLSELEKMN from the coding sequence ATGACCGATACGCAAAAACCACAAAAAAACGGCAAGGTGCCCCTTGTCCTGTTTGTCGATGACAATGCGGATTTTCTGGAAGAGATTCGGTTTGTGCTTCTCTCCAACTCGATCTGCGAGATGGTGACGCTCACCGACAGCAGCCAGGTGCTGGCGGAATTGGACAAGGGAATCTACTCGGCAATTTTCCTGGACTGGATCATGCCGGGCGTCTCGGGTGCCGACCTTTTGCCGGTCATTGCCCAGAAATATCCGACCATCCCGGTCATCATCATGACCGGGGTAAACGATATCGATACGGTGGTAAGCTGCATGAAACAGGGGGCCATGGACTACATCACCAAACCCCTCGATTCATCGCGGCTCATATCCAGCATCAACAACGCATTCAAGATCCTCGAGCTTTCGAACCAGAACCAGCAGCTCCAGAACTATCTCCTGGGCGATCCCCTTGCCCAGCCGGATATCTTCAAGGACATCCTGACCGGCAGCGACAAGATGCTGTCCATTTTCAAGCTGGTGGAGACCATCGCCCCCTCCCGCTACCCGGTGCTCATCACCGGCGAAACCGGGGTCGGCAAGGAGCTGATTGCCCGCGCCATTCACAAGGCCAGCGGCCTGCAGGGCAGTTTTACCCCCCTGAATGTGGCCGGGCTCGATGCCCATATGTTCGAGGATACGCTCTTCGGCCACAAGAAAGGTGCGTTCACCGGCGCGAACGAACTTCGCCAGGGATTGATCGCCAAGGCGCAGGGCGGGACCCTGTTTCTCGACGAGATCGGCGATCTGGCGCCCGAATCCCAGATCAAGCTGCTGCGGCTCCTGCAGGAAAACGAGTATTACCGCATGGGCTCGGATGTCCTCCTGAAAAGCGACGCGCGGATCATCGTGGCCTCCAACCGGGACTTCAAAAAACTGGTCGCCGAGGGTACGTTCAGGGAGGATCTCTATCACCGGATCTGTTACCACAAACTGCACATACCCCCCTTGCGGGAGCGGCGCGAGGATATCATGCCCTTAGTTAACCATTATATCAATATGGCGGCAAAGGCCATGGGTAAAAGGGCGCCCAGGATTGCCGCGGAGTTGCGCTGGCTGCTGGAAGAGTATGAGTATCCCGGCAATGTCAGGGAGCTCATCAACAAGGTCGGCAGCGCGGTGGTCGTCAACAAGACCGGTCTGCTGGTGCAGAGCGACTTCCCGGATCTGGCGGTCAGGTCCAGAACCATGATCGACGCCGGAGCCAAGGTTGCCAACAGCCAGTTCAGCCTGCATGTGGTCTTCCCCACATTTCCCTCCATGGGGCAAATCGAGAAGTTGATGTTCGAAGAGGCTCTGAAGGTTACAGGGGGCAAAAAGGGGCCGGCCGCCGACCTTCTCGGCGTGTGCCGTCAGACGGTGCAGAAAAAGCTGAGCGAATTGGAAAAGATGAACTGA
- a CDS encoding TonB-dependent receptor plug domain-containing protein, with translation MSLSKPQHTISIFWVAICLALGTLPCLAWGEEADETLGLFSAWQEEASTASRAPKPLSQTAENVTVVTTAEIEALNAHTLADVLDTIPGIQVQHNGGPGVSAYTFIQSIDFIHTQVFVDGVSITNLGSGFSDTSLIPAHIIERIEIVKGAASSAWGQALGGVINVITKSPERGRTIAGAATASIGEQTTADTSLELSGTKDRLGYYLSGSYLGSDGLLPNTQINSNRAYAKLTYDLPNHGQIWATYFYTRADMGDLYAAAYDLKEQPDKRFQMGTLGLRYPMGDRLELEVSGHHSFNRVDNSYFNISNGAPWIPSLPTAINKELVSGASAKLVWRGDDNLLVAGSDYNHLETYVNSSDGSTVSPFSRKVERWGVFLNDTLTLGSVSLTPGVRFDHTQTAGDQFSPALGATWQLTDTTLLRAYTARGYGLPVLGLTDYPSVKIWTTQVGAESSAIPYVWVKGTLFRNQTWGDTVEQRIALGAELEARTTPIWNASLGAGYTFTDTTRTKDGSEVNDFARHTVQVALRYNDNTYRGVLTGRHVFWNSRPDENGSYGGLTWDLHLGAVLFKREQSSLELFFSGHNLFNASQYETYLIPNTGRWFEGGMRVRF, from the coding sequence ATGTCACTCTCCAAACCTCAACATACCATCAGCATCTTTTGGGTGGCCATTTGCCTGGCTCTCGGCACCCTCCCCTGCCTGGCATGGGGGGAAGAGGCGGACGAGACCCTGGGGCTCTTCAGCGCCTGGCAGGAGGAGGCATCCACCGCCTCCCGCGCCCCCAAGCCGCTCTCCCAGACCGCGGAGAACGTCACCGTGGTCACCACCGCCGAGATAGAGGCGCTCAACGCCCACACCCTGGCCGACGTGCTGGACACCATCCCCGGCATCCAGGTCCAGCACAACGGCGGACCAGGGGTTTCTGCCTACACTTTTATCCAAAGCATCGACTTCATCCACACCCAGGTATTCGTGGACGGGGTATCCATAACCAACCTGGGGAGTGGTTTCTCCGACACCTCCCTGATCCCGGCCCATATCATCGAGCGTATCGAAATCGTCAAGGGGGCCGCCTCCTCGGCCTGGGGCCAGGCATTGGGCGGGGTGATCAACGTCATCACCAAATCGCCCGAGCGGGGCCGCACCATCGCCGGCGCGGCCACCGCCTCCATCGGCGAGCAAACTACGGCCGATACCAGTCTGGAACTGAGCGGCACCAAGGACAGGCTCGGCTACTACTTGTCCGGCAGCTATCTGGGCTCCGACGGCCTGCTCCCCAACACCCAGATCAATTCCAACCGCGCCTACGCCAAGTTGACCTACGATCTCCCGAACCATGGCCAGATCTGGGCTACCTATTTCTACACCCGCGCCGACATGGGAGACCTGTACGCCGCTGCCTATGACCTGAAGGAACAACCGGACAAGCGCTTCCAGATGGGGACCCTCGGACTGCGCTACCCCATGGGGGACCGGTTGGAGTTGGAGGTGAGCGGGCACCATTCCTTTAACAGGGTTGACAATTCCTATTTTAATATCAGTAACGGTGCCCCTTGGATACCGAGCCTGCCGACTGCAATCAACAAAGAGCTGGTAAGTGGCGCCAGCGCCAAGCTAGTCTGGCGGGGGGATGACAATCTGCTGGTGGCCGGCAGCGATTATAACCACCTGGAAACATACGTCAACTCCTCCGACGGCAGCACCGTCAGCCCATTCAGTAGAAAGGTGGAACGCTGGGGCGTGTTCCTCAACGACACCCTCACCCTCGGCTCCGTCAGCCTGACCCCCGGCGTGCGCTTCGACCACACCCAGACCGCCGGCGACCAGTTCAGCCCAGCCCTGGGGGCCACCTGGCAACTGACCGATACGACACTGCTGCGGGCCTACACGGCCCGCGGCTACGGCCTCCCCGTGCTGGGCCTTACCGACTACCCCTCGGTGAAGATCTGGACCACCCAGGTCGGGGCGGAGAGCAGTGCCATACCGTACGTCTGGGTAAAAGGCACCCTGTTCCGCAACCAGACCTGGGGCGATACGGTTGAACAGCGCATCGCCCTGGGAGCGGAACTGGAAGCCCGCACCACCCCAATCTGGAACGCCTCGCTCGGAGCCGGCTACACCTTCACCGACACGACCCGCACCAAGGACGGCAGCGAGGTTAACGATTTCGCCCGCCACACCGTACAGGTGGCCCTGCGCTACAACGACAATACCTACCGGGGCGTACTGACCGGCCGCCATGTATTCTGGAATTCCCGGCCAGACGAAAACGGCAGCTACGGCGGCCTGACGTGGGACCTGCACCTAGGAGCAGTGCTTTTCAAACGTGAGCAAAGCTCCCTGGAGTTATTCTTTTCCGGGCATAATCTCTTCAATGCCTCACAGTATGAAACATATCTAATACCCAACACGGGCCGCTGGTTCGAGGGTGGCATGAGGGTGCGCTTTTGA